Below is a genomic region from Enoplosus armatus isolate fEnoArm2 chromosome 10, fEnoArm2.hap1, whole genome shotgun sequence.
AACCAGGAGTGCAAACGTggaaggtggaggggaggggaggggtgtgCTTTGTGAGTCAAAAGAGTGGAGAATGCCAGCAGCCTTGTCCATAAGCCAGCGAAACAACCGTAAAACAAATCAGCTACTTAGAGACAGCTCAGGTGGAAATAAAAGGGAGGAGGGGTCGCAGTGTGTAGTTTACGTATGCTACTCTCTCAGCTAACCAGAATCGCATGCTGCCATTCGTTCCACATGTGATCTGCTCCCTGACCCCCTGCAGTCACGCTGAGACACCTACATTACACGGCTCATGCCACCCTGGGTTTGATAGACACCTCTAAATGCTGTCAGCTCATTCATTGTGGCAGCAGCTCCTCTTTGGCTATCTGTGCTGCCCTACGCTTCATTACTACAATGCATATACCAGCACATACCTCGAAATACATGCAGACATACATAACAGAACTCTGCCCATTGTTATTGTCTTTTACCATTAGGGTGGAAAAGCCTATGAAACCCACTTAAGACCTAAATAACGGGACTCTCATATTTACTATTTGAATAAAACTAGAATTATTTTGGGGCATTACTATCGCACTATCTCCAGACAAGGTTAGTTTTGCATTATACTACTCTTAGGGATAACCAGTTGGAGAATCTGCTACATATGCAATGTAGTTTTGAGCAAAGGGTTAAAATGTTCCTGAAGGCTGATTTATAGAAAATCTTATTAGCAGGGAGAAGATTTCACACTTCCTTGcatctttcactgaaaatgaaacatgtcCTTGTTTGATTAgatttcccctctttctcccctcattTCATTGGATCATATTCCTTTTCCCTTCGTTTCATCCGTACATTGTCCTTACTTTACctttgcactttttttcccttttctttttcattctgtttaCAGTCCCTTTATTATGCCTTGTCATTGATTTCTTTTCCCCAGTCCCtactttcttcctccttcaacTCTTCACAAAGTGTTACTCCCTTCACTCATTTccctttttaccttttttttttccttactTCCCCTCTTCATGAActctttccttcatttttaCGTTGCAGTTTTGTACCCCTTGGCCCTCTTTTACTACTTTTCCTCCTTCTCACCCGTAGCAATAGGTGACACAGGCAGCGATGGAGAGCAGGGACACGAGGACCACCATGCAGGCCGCGATGACCacgtttctcctcttctcttcctcagcTTGCTGAAGCTCCCACCACTCCAGGTCACTGAACTGACAACGCTCCCCCATGTAACCTGATACACAACTGCAACAGGTTCGACAAAGACACAATTTAAAGTTatagttgacattttttttaaaagcaaagagccatttctttctttcatattCTAATTTTGCAGACATAAATGAGATAAGGCTAACAGCGTAATTATGTAGTTTGTGATCAGAATCTGGTATTGAACAAGTAAGTGCGTACTTAGATTACAACGTAGTGGGTCACATGCATATgaccaacttttttttgttcatatgttttatgttgcaTATGTGTATAAATATGAAATGGTCAAATTCAGAATTGTCTGTCCTGCAGCCACTCTGTCCTGAGGCAATGGCTTTAATCATGGAACAATAGTGACACCTACTGTTTGTCAGTAGACATGAGAGATAAGCAGATAAAAAAGAAGACACCCGAAAGCCTGGCACGTGTGGTGCAGGAGATATTCTCATACTTTCTAACAATGTCGGCATTTTATGATGGTATTTTATTCCAAAGTGTTTGTAAAGAGCTGCTTGAAAAGGAAAATACTACCCAGAGATCACTTAAATATTCTCCTGGTTACATTTTGAGTTACGACATATTTTAGAGTGCAACTGCAGCAGTTGAACTATAGCCTTGTACTACAGAGCATGTGATCAAATTATGTCAGTTTAGGAAAGCAGTTTACACAGTAAACACTGAGGGGTTACACAAGAGGGGTTGTTTACTTGCAAGCATAGGACTCCATTTCAGGAAAGTAGAAGCAGACGCCCTCGTACAGACAGTAGGACTCGTGGGTGGAGGGGCAACTCTCCACTGAGTTACTGTTGTGGTGCCGGGTGGTGACATCAGCAGGGCTACCGGTGGTCACCCATGGCGACGTAGTCTCCAACTCTTGAGAGGATATGATTTCATGAAATTAGACAGTTATGCAGTTATGGCACTGTTCCTTTTAATACCTTTGGTCTGCTTTTTAGAATAATAGTCCTCCTATGAGGGGAGTCATATAAACAATATATTCCATGTATAATGAAAGGGGTCATTATATTTAGTGTTGGTTATATTGAATCAGACAGCTATAAGCCTCCACTTTACTGAATTTATTGATTCTGCTGTAAGTAGTACACCTGATGAGCAAATGCGCGTATCCTGCTTTTAATatcacaaacacagttttcctAATATTCTAATTGTGATAAACTTGCTAGTGAAAATTGTTTGTGCAGTAAATAATCGAGACACACCTTGACATATCTTGTCATTGCCGTGGTATCCAGTCTGGCACTTGCAGAGATACTTTCCCAAGGTGTTTTGGCATTCTGcgtttttgtcacatttgtgcGTTCCCTGTTTACATTCATCAATATCTAAAATAACAGGAGAAGAGATctaacattttacagtattCAGAGTATCGCAGATTTACAGTTAACTTTAATGTTGCCAgctcatcaaaacaaacattacttTTCTTCAGCATTACAGTCAAACAAAGAAGAATGACGATATACAATTTCTAAAACTAAGCCTGCACTTCTCTGGTACATTGGTGAAAGTATTTTTATCCATCACGTTAGTTGACACATGACCTCTGACTGCTGCATTCAGACAAACCTAGCAAACACCTAAACTGGTCTGCAAAGgatataataatatgaattattAGAAAAGTTTTTAGAGCCTTTCAGGCATTTTGGCTTCAGCTCCTGTCATTAATGTTTATCTTAAATTTTGTGATTATCTTTGCttccagagcagctctgcctctgtgaGATGTTTTTATATCTAAAACTCAATTCTGCTCCATTCCCTGTGCTGTCAACTATGCCAAAATGCACAATTTTAAACCCCTGCTACAGTTGGTGAGATAAAAGTGTCTCTGCATCAAATGTAATCCCATAAGCTTTCTTCAGGATATGTTACTTCATCCCAAGACATATTTATAGTACAGGAAGAGAGCtactcacccacacacaactGTCCATCACCTGTAAAGCCCTCTAGACAGAGACAGGTTGGGCTGCCAGCATTCAGCCGGCACTCTGCATTTACATCACAGCGAAGTGAGTAACACTCATTCTGGTCTGACGGAGAAGGGGACATGTGGAATCATAACATTTAGGTAGAGTAAGAACTTGAATGGGAAGAACTACAGATAATTTGCTTTTAAGAGTTCTCTGTTACCTGAAACCATCTTGTCTGTAAAGAGAGTTGGCTCACGGCCTTCATCAGCGTCTAATTTAGCCTCGGCGTTATCGGTTGACAGCCCAGGTGTTGTCAGGGGTGTGCTCTCATCGTTGACTGTCTTGTTGTTGAGAGACGTTAAATCAGCGGATTCACCAGATTCTACACAATGAGTTCATATAGTTAACATCAACTTCATAGTTGATACTTAAGTGCACGCACCTTCAGTAAGACGGCTTAAAATAAATCACCTGTTGTTCCATTCGAAGCATCGGCAGGCAGGCaacttcttccatcagctgaCAGGATGTAGTGTGACAGACAGGAGCAGTGGGCGAATCCCAGTTTGCTTTCACACACCTGGGCACAACCTCCATTCAGGTGAAGGCAAACGTCTGCCCCTGAAGACGCAAAACGACAACTTTTTGACAGGTTTTGTTGTGCTGGCCTACACATATCCGAGCATTTATCTGAAATGCTTTGCAGCTTCATTTAGAAATCGTCCATCTACGATGAATCAGCAGGAATTTTAGTCAATGTTTTTGCATAGCTTAATTAAAAGGGGCAGCAGAATATACTTATCATAATGCTCAATCTTTCCACATGAGATCGTCTTGTAATCCTTCTTTTTGATATTGCTTGTGCTGGAGTTGCTACGAGTGTTTAATTTCTGAACAAATTAATCTCAGAAATGAATccctgttgtctgtctgtctgtctgtacctgGTTTCGCAAGGGGATGAACCACCACAATGGATGCTGGTTGGACCATGTTGCCATGGATACGTTGCAACTTCTTCCCAGTCCACTTGTGTACGCTCCTCAGCTGCTGGTGCTCCCGATCAGAGATCCACAACCTGTCCTCAAACACCGCGAGGTCAAAAGGTCGACCTGGATGAATCagaatagagagaaagaagacatgAGTTAACCAAGAATTTCAAGGTTTAGAGCTGTTGTTTATCTAGTGTTCATATTATTTTAAGGACCTTTTGTGAAGGCAAGGACACTGGTTAAAAAGGGATTTCAGCATCTTTGAATGATGTTTCTAGGAAATAGGCAGTTAACTGGGGACATCACTGAATGAGAGAATGAATAAGAGCGTACACACgttttaatttctttccctTCTATTGCTGCTTCAGGACATCTTAGGGCATCTTGTTAGACTTCGCTTTACTTTGTCAGACTCAGCTCTGGCTTAGTCGGTCTAAGGTGCACTCTCTCAGGTTTAGGTCAGTTAGTAGtttttgaggttttgttttgcGTTTAACAGCAAGCTAATCTTAGTTACAGTATCATAATCCAACTGTTTGTCTGTACTGTGCACTTGTGCATGTGTATCTTGTTGTCACACAAGCCTCACCTACTTGGTTCTCTAACAGGACCTGTCGATCTGAACCATCCAGGGCAGCGGTCTCCACCAGGCCCCTCCTCTGGTCACACCAGAACAGACGATCCTCCGTGAAATCGATGGTCAGGCCGCTTGGTGACACAAGGTTGGTGCTTGCAATGACAGCACGGTCTTTGCCTTCCAGAGAGGCACTTTCCACGGCAGGCTGGGCCCCTATATCAGTCCAGAACAACTTCCTCaaagagtgaaaaaaataattgtaaATTAGGCATAGGAGatttattaatcccacagaaCCTCCAGTCTGTCCATCATAACAAATACATGATATCTGGTCGATCATTTTCAACGATTAAAATTATCGTGAAGCAAATTTACCCAAGATTAAACCCTTCTAAGTGAGCTGCAGTTAGTTTGTAGTTTTAATTTCTCAAACTAGCATACACATACAGCCACACTCACTTAGCCAAAGGATGAACTGCGATTCCTCTTGGTTTTTCCAGCCCTTTGCTTACAATGGATTCTCTGTTCAGTCCAGCCAAGGTACTGCAGTCTACCGTTGACTGTCTGGAGGACGAAAGTACACAGAAGTGTAAAAcggaaaacaaaaaacatttgatttctgGTAATGTTATAAACTATAAAAACCAACTCCAAAAATTCAAAACTCTTAAAATGTTAGTTAAATCCCTGCTTTGTTTGaggtttaataaaaacaaaacagattaacaaaatctaatttgttagattcatttttttttcattagcaCTCCTCAACATTTACTCTCTGCAAACACCACACACCTTGTATCTGTCCAGTACATCCTGCGGTGGACCCAGTCAATTGCCAGTCCTTCTGGTGAGTCCAAACCATCAGAGACAAGAACATCTCTCGACCCACCGTTCAAATCAACCCGCTCAATTGTCTTCTGGCTTGTACTGGCAAAGTACACCTTAAACATgcatacagaaaatatataaagaaacgCATTCATTATATAAAATAAGCAAGCAGTAAATAATTGAATATGTTCTGTATTTCAAAAATAAAGTAGaaaagattgtttttcattaaacttTGGTGACCCTTACAAGCCATCAAATTACAGTGTCTGTCCACTAGGTGTCACTAGATGTCTTCACCAAAACCTGAATGTGGCCTACCTATATTCTGTTCCTCCAGGGGGCTCATGAGACTCTAGGTTATATTCTACTACTTTTGCTTTGGCAATAAAAGATGAAAGGGCTTTTCATCTTACATTATTCTGGACAGGGTCATAGTCCAAAGCTATGATTGTTCCTCTGGGCTCCTCCACCAGGGTTTGATCCACAGTGCCATCAGGATGAATTTGTCGTACATCCACTAGATTGGCAACTAGTAGATAAGGTGGTGGTCCTGAGGAATAAAAACACGTTATTCTATGATCAGATGTACTGTAGTAGATGTGAACCCACTAAACTCGTAATTTGCATTTTACCTTATTTAAATtacagaatgtgtttgtgaaagatAGACTGTGAGATTAGATGGAGTGTTTATCTGTGTGGGCTTATCCGCCTCAGCTGTATGCTTTGCCATAGTATGACTCACCAGAGGCAATACAGCGCTTGCCATCTTGGTGAAGCTGGTAGCCAGGCAGACAACCACACTGCCACCTACTAGGGCTGACAGGAGTGCAGAGCTGACTGCAACCCCCTCTGTCTGCAGACGAGCAGCCTGCAACAGCGAAAAACTGtgttacacagacacacagatctGTTCTTCACACAGAGGCCCCATTTTACTGGTAATACAAAATGAGTATGTAGTGTTCCTAATGTTACCTGTTCCTCTATCACTGAAGCTATGTTTTTAATTCTTATTCAGTTAGCCTAATACAGAAGAAAGGCAGCTTTCTCGTTTACAGTATTTGATCTGGTTGTAGGAGAAAGCAGCATTGcatattaatacattatatacCAGGCAGCTGTCCTGTAAAACATGATACAAACATGATAAAACCTCAGTCTTCATAGATAGTGTCTTACTCTAAGTTGATTCCATCACTTGTTGAGCTGTAATGCAAAGCCACCTGGTTACTGCACCGCTGTGCTGTCAAGCTTTTGATCCATCTGACCTCAGTTTGATCACTTTGATCCAACTCTTACTTACAAGATATTTAgataacaagataaaaaaataatatagtAACTACAATATATATTACGTTGCTCAGTTTATTAAAATCATACTGGTGCAGTGAAAAGTCATTATGTGTAAACAGTTATTAGTTTAGTTATTTTACagtataagaaaataaatacacttgCAGTGGGGGGATAGCCATGCTCTATACATTAAGCCTCAGAATATAAACACAGGAAGGAATACTTTCTACACTGGTGTAGTTGTGAAAACACTAACTGGCAAATTTTCACTTCGAATGAGATCATTATGAATATTATAACGGCTGATTAACTGTAATATGGTCCATACCAGTGCAGGCTTGTCCATCCTCTTGCAGTAAAGATCcctcaggacacacacagacagcaccCTCGTCTGTTGTCAGGCACCCATGGCCGCACTTGGTGATATTGCCTTCACATGCTATGATCTCTGATTGTGGACGGAAAATGTACATGTTGAAACACTGATGAAGTAAAGCTAAGTGCGTTAAACTCATAGAAACCGATAAAAGGTAAAAGTAAGCTAAAGAATGTCATATTATACAACAGTTAATTAAGGGCCATATTGTCAAGATCATACACCTTGTTACATGTTCAAGGTTATTTTTGGGCTCAGCAGGTAGTCGGTTCTGACAGAGCCAGATGGACGACAAGCTTCTTAGGGCCCTCTCTGGCAAAATCCCTTCATGAAGTCAGCTTCAACCCCATTACAATAGGTGAAAGTGTGATGAGAATGCAGTCAAAGCCCACGCAGCGAGGGTGATGTAATGTTAGCTCACAGGAGCATGGTATCTCCTGTACCTGTGGATAAGGGCCAGGTATACAGAGGCAGACCATACAGATATGAATCTGATGTGAAATAGTTACAGTATCTGTTGCTTTGCCTCTGACGGATAACTTCTCCCTAATGGTAGTTAATTAATTTGATGGTCAAAAATGTGTCATGTCGCCaactacatactgtactttGAACATTAATTGAAGAATTAACTGTTCTTCTATCTGTTCTGTGTGTAAACAAGgataaaagaatgaaagacaacaggaaaaaaataattacttttacattaaaaataaacttaataCCCAGCTGAATCATTGGAAAACAATTGTTTATTTGTGAattatgttttcctgtttgctcCTTTTGAATCAAAAATAACAGACAGCAGCCCGGCTATAAACCTCCTCCATGTAATCTCTGTTGTCGTCTCCATTGTCTAGCCTGCTGCTTGgctgcatgtttattttcttctgcaCCTTGGCAAAGGTTGTCTGCTAAACAGCTTAGACGGACAAAGCTGCTGACCAGATATGTTCCCTATTCCAAATGTCACCTCATCATCTAATCTCATTGTGTCTGTGAGCCTTTCCTGTTCTCTTGGCCTCATAGCTGTGAGATTAGAAGAGAAGTGATTAGGATGTGTccataatgtgttttaatatgttACGAGTATACAGTTAATCACTGTGTAGACTCTGCGGTATCGGGGCACACTAGATGGCagataataaacaaacaaaaaaaatcaccaaatatATTGGTTTTACCGGTTTATTTAACTAAATAAAGATCTTCTATACATTCCCTCATGACTgcaatatgtttatgtttgtgctgAAATATTAGATTGTCTGTGGTATCTGTTCACTCAAAAGAATCTGTTGTGATGCTGGCAGACAACAGAGCTGCTTTATGGCAGAGAGGAATGACCAGAGACAGACTGACCTAGAACAGCTATATGGAATACCTGCATTCgtaaaataaaccaaataaaacatcatatgTTTTAGTGTGGCGCTTTTGACCATTTTACCAGTAAACTGGCCGTTgtctgatttattattattatttaatggaTGCCagcaaacacatatatatattactcTTATCCTAAAAAGAAGTTCTTTGACTAACTTTAATGGGATCTCCCTGCTTCCATATACCTCACACAGCCCCTCAGTCTCAGCACTAGTAGACCTTTAGTGACaaagtgtcagtgttttgacCCAAGTAACCTAACACACAATTGGCAGCTCGCATGTGTCTAGTCTAGTATGTCTAGCATATGACCCAGCCTTTTTATTGGCTCTGTAGGGTCAAAGTAGTGTATGGAGGACAAATGCCACCTTTCATAGCACCACAAAAAGAAGAGGATCTAATCTGAAACCAGAGCTACATTCATTATGCTGACCAAAACAAACCTACATTTTGAGCAAGGATCCTGCACAGCTTGACATAGCTTCACATAAAGGACAGAACTGCTGCATGGTATTATACTGAATACAACATGAAAACCAATTCTTGTCAGTCAGCAGGTTGAGACAATTTTATTGATGGTGTCAACGTCATCCAGAAGTGTATTTGCAATCTCGAAAAGCTATAAGTGAATATTTGTCTAGTGTCTCTCAAGTTAACTCTTTAATCCACAATTAACAGCTAAGTGACTTCACTGCTAGCTAGCTTTATATAACttcatctgttcatttgttttcttcgTGTCATGAATTGTCCACACTACTAAAACCATTATGGGATCAAAACTAAGTCTTTTTaagaaaatagaatagaaacTAGCTCAAAGATCAACATAATAACAACATATATGTTTCCACTATACCTTGACATGTCTTCCTGTCCGGTAGGAGGGCATATCCTTTAGGGCAGGTGCAGAAATAGGAGCCTGGGATGTTTTCACAACCAAGAGAGCAGCCATGGTTCCAGAGggcacattcattcacatctatggcacacacagacaaatacgGTGACATTTTAGTGGATGCTTTAATTTAAATGCCTTGCCATACTTTAGTCATACTGTATGCTCTTATTTGTGTGGCCCCAGGAGGAGTATATGTTTATGATGGGTATAATATATTGCAAATGTGTGAGACTCATGCCAACTTTGTAAGTAATACGCAGTCAATGCTGTGGCTCTTTTAATATTACAAaatctttttctatttctgtttttaagcTCTAAACTAACTGAACTAAAGATAATTTCTTATGATTATACATTTGTTAATTCATTGATTAAATGGCATCGATACCAACCTTCACAATAAGTGCCTTCCTTACTGAGAGCAAAGCCTTCACTGCACTGGCAAGTCCCTCGCTCAGCTAGACTGGAACACACGCTCACACAATTTCCACTCTGTTCGTCACAACCTGTTTGAAAGGGTGAACGGTAATATATTACTAAAACATTGTGATTTGAGTCTTAAATACAAGTTATGAAATAGGTTCAGAGtggtttaaatgttaaaagttcAGCTGTAACCTGGAAATGATGATTGGGAGTCTGCCATTGGCTGGTTGAGGGGATGCACCACCTTAATATCAGCTGGGGGTTTTGCCATTCGTTTTGTGTTAACATGCAGTGGCTCTCCACCAGTGTACTTGTTCACTTGTTTTATAACCCGTGATGCAGCATCAGTGTAGTATAAGTGCTCCAGAAAAACTGAAATCCCCAGCGGCTGAGACCTGAgcaaaggagacaaaaacaaaagtgttttattcCAGTTTGCTGATCAGAAAATTACCAACGAAAATAAAAGAATACGACAACAACATGCTCACTGAAGTGGCTGATCGATGATGTGCAGGACGTTCCCGTTGTAATCACAAGAGGCAATGGCACTTTCTCCTTGTAGACCAAACTGAACCCAGAACAGTCTTTTGTCCTCTCGGTCAATCGACAGTGCGTCTAGTTGTTCTACGATCTTAATAAGTGTAGTTTTCATCTGTCCTGTTGCATCAGAACGCTGGATACTTGGAGTCGTCCCACCAGTCAGCCAAAAGAGAAACCTGCAAAGTATTTGTTTTGAACTGAGGGCTTTGCAATGAAGTATTCCCAATGTgctctatattttttttctaaaaataatttgctcactttgtgtgtctgactgttACAAAACCGCCACCACCAAATCAGGAGCTTCATAATCTTTTTGCCTCAGTCGTATTTTAGCAATGTTTAATAAAGATGCCCTACAGACATATAtgtaaaaaagtaatttaaaacaTGCTCTTGGCGTTTTATTATCATGGGGAAATAttctaaaatgttaatataaatCCTCCATCGCCAGTATTCACTTTTGCACTTGACAAGCGACCCGACCAAAATGCAATAAGATAGCAGGCAGTATGTGGCCTGGTAAAAACGAAACTGTCTATTATGAGAGGGATTGGTGGTATGTGAAAGTCAGTCTGTCATTTTGCACTTCTGTGCCAGTCGTGCttgatggagagagatgaaacaTTTATAgtagcacacaaacaaaatgccagGGATCTGCCTGAACTGTGTGAGGAGCTGTGTAGGAATCGTTTGCTCTGCTCCAGCTCATCttttcatttaataaatgttatatatttattatatatgtataatttGACCCGTCCCTTAATAAAAAGAAGAGCTATCATGACAAATGTGTCAAAAGTGTA
It encodes:
- the egf gene encoding pro-epidermal growth factor; the protein is MLAATITATLIYFMVQSSGTLALGTACWDERLSRVGRNSSCVASQPFLIFGHGKAIHRMDLDGKNQRRLVAAVGRSILLDFHFREERVYWADKHTGVIYKASVRGAHRQKLYSSDKHISGLAVDWIRNSVYWTSGEKGKIKTMDINGKNERTLLRHLTQPSSITVDPISRFLFWLTGGTTPSIQRSDATGQMKTTLIKIVEQLDALSIDREDKRLFWVQFGLQGESAIASCDYNGNVLHIIDQPLQSQPLGISVFLEHLYYTDAASRVIKQVNKYTGGEPLHVNTKRMAKPPADIKVVHPLNQPMADSQSSFPGCDEQSGNCVSVCSSLAERGTCQCSEGFALSKEGTYCEDVNECALWNHGCSLGCENIPGSYFCTCPKGYALLPDRKTCQEIIACEGNITKCGHGCLTTDEGAVCVCPEGSLLQEDGQACTGCSSADRGGCSQLCTPVSPSRWQCGCLPGYQLHQDGKRCIASGPPPYLLVANLVDVRQIHPDGTVDQTLVEEPRGTIIALDYDPVQNNVYFASTSQKTIERVDLNGGSRDVLVSDGLDSPEGLAIDWVHRRMYWTDTRQSTVDCSTLAGLNRESIVSKGLEKPRGIAVHPLAKKLFWTDIGAQPAVESASLEGKDRAVIASTNLVSPSGLTIDFTEDRLFWCDQRRGLVETAALDGSDRQVLLENQVGRPFDLAVFEDRLWISDREHQQLRSVHKWTGKKLQRIHGNMVQPASIVVVHPLAKPGADVCLHLNGGCAQVCESKLGFAHCSCLSHYILSADGRSCLPADASNGTTESGESADLTSLNNKTVNDESTPLTTPGLSTDNAEAKLDADEGREPTLFTDKMVSDQNECYSLRCDVNAECRLNAGSPTCLCLEGFTGDGQLCVDIDECKQGTHKCDKNAECQNTLGKYLCKCQTGYHGNDKICQELETTSPWVTTGSPADVTTRHHNSNSVESCPSTHESYCLYEGVCFYFPEMESYACNCVSGYMGERCQFSDLEWWELQQAEEEKRRNVVIAACMVVLVSLLSIAACVTYCYGTRKFFHKQPSEDNVSETSVTDESMSETSTTSVPRFYMMVESGVEGMVIPAMGCPRRAICPSCSSQTGDHPASEESGTLSKHNHGYECSMVSAVAMETNQPTVHHSSPSLSSQYTCTSFKPPLLPQTPSPESPAS